CCCGTTGGAATTGGCCAGCGGGGGAACAGCTTGATGATGCCGGGCTGGAGCAGGTGCGCCGGTTTGCGTCCCACTTGCAGGAGACGCCGCCACTTCCGCCGGGTCAGCAACCATCCTGGCTGGGCGACTTCGTTGCGTTCTGCCTCGCGGAAGTTCCGTTCTATCGCCGTCGCACGCCAGCGGGGACGCCGTTTGCGTGGATTCCGAGTTGCTCGCGGGATGATTTGGCACCGCAAGTTTGGGCGTTTGTGCCCGATTCGCAGTCGCTCGATTCGTTGATCTGTTTTTCGTCCAGTGGTGTGACCGGACATCCGGCGAAGATGCCCAGTTCGCCCGCGACGGTGGCGTGTGGCATTCCCCTGCTGGAAGCGGCGATGCGGCCTGCGGGCGTGGCGTTTCCGCGTGGGGCGGGGCGGATGGCGCTCACCAATGTGGCCGCCTTTCCCGAAGCGTATACCACCGCCAGTGTCATTAGTTATTTGGATGAGGCGGGTTATTGTCGGGTGAATTTGGATCGTTCCGATTGGCGGAATCCGGATGATCCGCGCCAGTATCTGGAGCGGTGGGCCAGTCCCGCGATTCTGGGCGATCCGGTGGCGTTGGAAGTGCTGATGGGCATGGATCTTCGGACGGCCCCGCAGTGGATTGCATCCTGTACCACGACATTATCGCCGGCGTTTGCGGAGCAGCTTCAGCGGCATTTCGGCTGTCCGGTGGCGGATGTCATCGCCTTGACGGAAGTGGGAATTCTCGCCAGTGGGCAGCCTGGAAAGCACCGCATTTTGCCGCCGGATGTCTATGTCGAGATTCTCGCCGATCAGGACGAGCCGTGCCCGCCTGGGGTGCGTGGGGAAGTGACGCTTACCGGTGGGCGGAATCCGCATGCGCCGCTGCTGCGGTATCGCACGGGGGATGTCGCTGCGTTGGATTGGGTCGATGGCTGGCCGACGTTGATCGATTTTCAGGGGCGTCGGGCGGTGCAGTATCTGCTTCCTGATGGTCGATCGGTGCATAGCATGGCGGTCGCACGCTGCTTGGGGCAATTCGCATTAAGCCAGTATCGTGTGTTTCAAGCGGCCGATGGGGAGATTCGCGTCGGACTGCGCGGCCCGGCCCAGCCTGCCGAGGTGTTTGCGGCGTTGCGAGAACTATTCGGACCGCAGGTGAAGTTGGTGGCCGAGCCGTTGTTGCCGATCCGAAGTGGAACAATCAAGGTGCGTGCATTTGAAAGCGAATTGGATCGAAGGATTTGAGGTTGCCGATCGACTGGCGCGTGCATTGAATGGATTATAGGGATCGTAACGGGGGAGAATTAGAGCCTTTGGGCGAAATTGGCAACCCACAGCATTCTGCTGCATCGAAGTTTCCAGCACACTACGAATAGTGTCATGGTGGGCTGCGGACGGAGATCACTCATCCAACGAAGGATGTTCGTATGAACTCGGCGAACGCTTCCGCGAAGGATGCGGACTGGGGACGAATTTATCCGCGTTTGAAAGTGCTGATGCGGACGGATAATTGGACGAACATTGGGTATCTGGCGCTGGATGTCTCGCTGATCGCGGGATTATTGACGCTCGGTGGTTGGTCATGGTTTGCATGGCGTGGCGGTGAGTTGGGCACCCTCGCATTCCTGGCGATTGCGTTGCCGGTGATCGCGCTGATGGGTGGCATGCAACATCGCTTGTCGGGCATGGCCCACGAGGCGAGCCACTTTTCGATGTTCCGCAACAAATTCGCCAACGATTTGGTGTCGGACCTGCTGCTGATGTTCCCGATGTTGTCGCTGACGCAGCAATTTCGCCGCACGCATTTGGATCATCACCGATTTTTGAACGATGCGGAACGCGACCCCGATGCCGTGCGATTGGGCAACAAGCGCGACGGGGCATTCCCCATGAGCAAACCACGCTTCTGGGCACGCTACGTCTGGGGCTGCCTGTGGATGCCGCAACTGCTGCGCTATGTGCTGCAACAGGGGTACAACGCCGGGCCGATGGCGTCGAGCGAGAAGCCGCTGCGCAATCCGTATTCGCTTCGCACGGCGCTGGTCATGCTGGCGGTGTACTGGGCCGTGGTGATGACGAGCTTATGGTGGTTCCAACTCGGGCCGGTCTTCCTGCTGTTCTGGATTTTGCCGTTGGTGACGAGCTATTCATTCTTCATGCAGTTGCGGGAGATTGCTCACCATAGCAATGCCCCAGCGGACGGCGAGATGCAGGCCTCGCGGATCTTCAAGCTGCATCCGTTGGCCAGCGCCATGATCTTTCCCTACGGGCAAGATTACCATCAGACGCATCACATGTTCGGGATTCTGCCGCATTACCATGCCGCGAAGGCCCATGCGATTCTGATGGGATATCCGCCGTATCGAGATGGCGTGGTCATCTGCCAGGGGTATTTCTTCCGCCGCTGGGGGACCACCGGGCCGACCGTGCTGGATGTGCTTTCGCAGGATCATTCGCAAGCCCCGGTTGATGCATCGGTTGCGATCGATTCCCCGAGAACGCATCCGTCGCAACTGATGCTGGTGGAGTGATTTTGCGAGACGGAATCCAGATGGATTTCGTCGCAAAACTGCGGAATTGACGAAATGTTGCTTCCCCAAGGGCGTGTCGGTTTGGCACACTTGGGGAGCCTTGTTTTGGTCCAAGTTCCTGCCCGGCGCTGGTGGTGATCGTGTGGCATCGCGGAATTCCGGGGGCGCGGATTGGATTGATCTTTGGGGAATCTTTGCGGAATGGACATGCTCCCGCCCAGTTCGGCGCCACCGCCGAGCGATTCGCAGTTGCTGCTGGAATTACGAGCCGGCGAAGCCAAAGCCTTTGAAGCCTTCGTACGGCGATTTTGCAATCCGTTCTTCTACGTCGCCAAACGGATCTTGCGAAACGAAGAAGATACCCGCGACGCCGTCCAAGAAGCGTTCCTGTTGGCGTTTCGAGCGTTGCCCCAATTTGATGGCCGCTCGCAACTGTCCACCTGGGTGCATCGTATTGTGTTGAATGTGGCATTAAAGAAATACCGCACGCAACAACGCCACCCGGAACAATCGATCGAGTCGTTGTTGCCCCACTTTGTGGAAGATGAACATCACGAAGTCGGGCCGCAATTTTTTCAATCGAGTGTCGAAGCGTGGGTGAGCCGCGAAGAACAGCGTGCGATCATTCACGAGAAGATCAACCAATTGCCAGAAAGTTACCGCACCGTGATTCTGCTGCGTGATATTGAAGGCTTGAACACCGAAGAGACGGCGGAATTGTTAGAAATTTCGACCATGTTGGTGAAAACGCGGCTGCATCGCGCTCGACAAGCCCTGCGCACCTTGTTGGAACCGTTGTTTCGCAAGGAGCAATCATGAATTGTCGTGAAATCGCCGAATTCTTGAATGATTATGTCGCCGGGACGCTGCCCGATGCGATTCATTCGGAATTCGAAGAACATCTCGCACTCTGCCCCGATTGCCAAGCCTATCTCGATGGCTATCGCAAGACGATTGCCCTCTTGGGGGAGTTGTCCCGCGCTGCCGCCGCCGATGCGCCCCCCGCTCCCGAAGATCTCATCCAGGCGATTCTCGCTGCCCGCCAACGCCACTGATTGTCGGCTCTTGATTTGGCGAAGTGACCACCCGGCCGATTGTACCTGAATTTTTTTCTGTGACCAATTCCGCGACTCGGGATCAAACTCCGCGAATCCGTCGTCGATTCCAAGGCATCATGGGGATGCCAGGAATCGGCGGTCGGTTTGCGAGAGAGCGACTTCATGATGCGTGCATTCGGCCTGGCGTTCCTTGGTCTGACCCTGTCGTTGGCCGTCGGCTGCAACGGTGCCACCCCCACCACCGCAGCCCCGAAATCCACCAGCGAAAAGATGGACAAGATGGGCGGCGACAAGATGGGTGGCGACAAGATGGGCGGGGATAAGATGGGCGGCGATAAGATGGGTGGCGACAAGATGGGCGGGGATAAGATGGGCGGCGACAAGATGGGTGGCGACAAGATGGGTGGCGATAAGATGGGCGGCGACAAGATGGGCGGTGACAAGAAGTAATCCCGGCGAGCAAGAATATCCCTGAAAATGGAGGTGGGAGATGCCGGGACGGCTCCATCACAAGTACCCGCTTTGGGTTCGGATGACGCATTGGATCAATGGTCCGGTGCTGCTCATCATGATCTGGAGCGGGTTGCTGATTTATTGGGCGCACGATGAATACGCCATTCGGATCGGTGATTTCACGCTGGTGAAATTCTTTCCCGAGTGGTTTTACCGCGTGCTGCATTTGGAACGGCAGCTTGCGGTGGGGTTGGCTTGGCACTTTCTGTTTATGTGGCTGTTCTTGCTCAATGGGCTGGTCTATTTTGGCTTCACGTTTTGGTCCGGGGCGTGGCGCGATTTAATCCCCAATCGCCGCACGCCTCGGCAAGCCCTGCAAACGGTGCTGCACGATCTTCGCATCCGCAAAGAACCCCCCGAGATGGACGGCAAATACAACGGTGCCCAGCGCCTGGCCTACACCGGCACGCTGATGATGGGCATTGGCTCGATTGTCACCGGGTTGGCCATTTGGAAGCCGGTGCAGTTGGGCTGGATTACCTGGATGTTGGGCGGATATTCGCTGGCCCGTGTGTGGCATTTCATGCTGGTGCTGGGCTATGTCAGCTTCTTTCTGGTGCATATCACGCAGGTGATTCGCGCGGGCTGGAATCATGCGCGGGCCATGATTACCGGCTACGAATATCAATCGACCCCGGAGCAATCCGCATGAGCGAGCCGACACCCACGCCCGTGCCGCCGCCAACACCGACACCGACACCGGCACCTGCGCCTCAACCGGCACCTGTCCCCAATGCCACTTCCGCGATGTCGGCGGAAGCGAAGTCGGCGGGCAATTCGCCGATGGCAACTGGGCCCGATGCCGCACTGCTGGAAATTCGCCAACGCACGCGACGCTCGTTCCTGATTGGCGGAGCAGCGGTGCTATCCGGTTTCGCGGGGTGGAATTGGCTGCAATCGCGTGCCGATGATGCCGGGATTCCCTGGCCGTTTCGGCGGATTCACCAGGCCAACGAACGGCTCAGCCGGGCACTCTATTCGCAAACGCATTTGGCCCGAGAATATCGCGCAGATCAGGCGGCGGTGCCACGGGAAAATGGCTGGATCGGTTGGCGGGACAATCTGCCGGATGCCGCCGCGTGGACCATTCGCGTGCAACGTCACGATGGCCAAGAGCGGGTGATTCGTCTGGCGGAATTGGCGGCGTTGCCCCGAGTCGAATCGATTACCGAACTCAAATGCGTCGAAGGCTGGAGTCAAATTGTCCGCTGGGGAGGCGTTCGGCTGGCCGATGTGCTGACGCACTTCGACTTGCTCCCGCCGGACCCGGCCCGTTGGCAATATCTGCGGCTGGCCACTCCCAACGAGGCGTATACCGTCGCGCTCGATCTGCCCAGTGCCATGCATCCGCAAACGCTGTTGTGCGATCAACTCAACGGCGAACCGCTGACGGAAGCCCACGGCGCACCGCTGCGATTGGCCATTCCCACGAAGTACGGCATCAAGAATATCAAATGGCTGGCGAAAATGGCGATTCTGGATGAGCGGCCCAGCGACTATTGGACCGATCGCGGGTACGATTGGTTCGCCGGTCTCTGATCGCATCATTCGGGCGATTCGGGAATCGCATCATTCGGCAACCGACATAGCGGCATTTGCGAAAACTCGGCATACTCGGCCTATTCCTGACCGGAATGGCAGGGATGCCGAGTTGTGTCATTTCCACAGATGGGAGTTCGCTCATGGGCCGCGTCAAGCATTTCGAAATTCATGTCAGCAATCCAGAAGCGGCGATCGCGTTCTACAGCAAATTGCTGGGCTGGAAGTTTACCAAGATGGAACAGATGCCGTATTGGATGATCGAGACCGGCCCACGCGAGGAGCCGGGCATCGACGGCGGCATGCTGGAACGCCCATGCCCCAAGCCCGAGCTAAATCCCGCGCTGAATGCCTTCGTCTGCACGGCGGAAGTCAGCAATCTGGATGACACCATGAACGAGGCGGTTGCCATGGGAGCTATCGTCGCGTTGCCGAAGATGCCGATTCCCGGCACCGGCTACGTTGGCTACATCATCGATCCAGATGGCAACACGGTCGGGTTGTTCCAACCGGATCATACGGTGACGATGGGCTGAGTTGGTCCCGTTCGCATTCGGAATGCGACAATCCCCGGTCGGAACAGGCTCGAGGCAATCGAGCGAGTCCGAACGGGGATGCTTGTTTGATGCTTCGTGGGAATTCGATTATCGCGGCTGGATATTCATCGGTTCGAGTGGGATCACATCCAGAATTTCGCTCTTGGGCGTGAACAGATCGACAATCACCGGTTCTTTGGTGATCGCTTCGCCGCGATTCCCGGCCCGATCGATGACCTGAATCCGCACATGGAAGCGGTACGGGTCGGCATTCGGCACCGGCCACATAAAGCTGCCGCTGTTGTCACGCTTCTCGGCAATCGTTCGCCAATCGGCAGTCTTGGGATTGAACGGGGCACCATCCGGGGCCGAGGCATAGTCGATATACACCGGCTGCGGGGCCAGATGCGGATCACTCGCCTCCCATTGGATGGAAAGATAGTTCCCACGTTCCCCATTCGGAATCACCTTGGCTTCCTTCAACGTCACCATCGGCGCTTGTGTGTCGATGACCACTTCCACCTTGGGAGAATCGCTATCGCGGGGGGGCTTCTCGCCCAGCCCCACTCGACTGCGAGACGTGATGAGGAAGCCAAATTTGCCATCGGTTTCGGCGGTGAATTCCAATAATTTCTTTTCCAGCCGGGTGCCATCAGGCAGCGGTTCGGAGGCGTTGGCGGTGCCGCGGGGGACTTCCCGAATGCCGCCTTGCACTTCCGTCCACTTTTGCCCATCGGGCTTGACCCACAATTTCGTCTCAGCCAGCCCCGATTTCCCCGTATGGATGCGTGTTTCCAGGCTAATTTTGCGGCGGTTGATGTAAAACGGCTCCCGCCCGCCACTGCCCAGCGAGCCTTCCGGCTTGCCAGGATTGAACCCACCGCCGGGGGGCAGCGTTGTAGTGCCATCGGGAATCGTCACCATCATCGATTCGCCGACGTTCCCGGCGAGATCGCGAGCGACGACCCGCACTTCCAAGCGTTTGCCATCGAGTTGCCAGAAGAAATACCCCGAGGGGGTATATGTGCCGGGATTCAGCATCCATTCGCTCTGACCGGGATAGCGGCATTCGAGGCGGATCGATTTGGGGTCGAGCAATTCATCGCGGCATTCCCAGGCAACG
This DNA window, taken from Tuwongella immobilis, encodes the following:
- a CDS encoding VOC family protein, which codes for MGRVKHFEIHVSNPEAAIAFYSKLLGWKFTKMEQMPYWMIETGPREEPGIDGGMLERPCPKPELNPALNAFVCTAEVSNLDDTMNEAVAMGAIVALPKMPIPGTGYVGYIIDPDGNTVGLFQPDHTVTMG
- a CDS encoding molybdopterin-dependent oxidoreductase, which encodes MSEPTPTPVPPPTPTPTPAPAPQPAPVPNATSAMSAEAKSAGNSPMATGPDAALLEIRQRTRRSFLIGGAAVLSGFAGWNWLQSRADDAGIPWPFRRIHQANERLSRALYSQTHLAREYRADQAAVPRENGWIGWRDNLPDAAAWTIRVQRHDGQERVIRLAELAALPRVESITELKCVEGWSQIVRWGGVRLADVLTHFDLLPPDPARWQYLRLATPNEAYTVALDLPSAMHPQTLLCDQLNGEPLTEAHGAPLRLAIPTKYGIKNIKWLAKMAILDERPSDYWTDRGYDWFAGL
- a CDS encoding fatty acid desaturase family protein, which translates into the protein MNSANASAKDADWGRIYPRLKVLMRTDNWTNIGYLALDVSLIAGLLTLGGWSWFAWRGGELGTLAFLAIALPVIALMGGMQHRLSGMAHEASHFSMFRNKFANDLVSDLLLMFPMLSLTQQFRRTHLDHHRFLNDAERDPDAVRLGNKRDGAFPMSKPRFWARYVWGCLWMPQLLRYVLQQGYNAGPMASSEKPLRNPYSLRTALVMLAVYWAVVMTSLWWFQLGPVFLLFWILPLVTSYSFFMQLREIAHHSNAPADGEMQASRIFKLHPLASAMIFPYGQDYHQTHHMFGILPHYHAAKAHAILMGYPPYRDGVVICQGYFFRRWGTTGPTVLDVLSQDHSQAPVDASVAIDSPRTHPSQLMLVE
- a CDS encoding sigma-70 family RNA polymerase sigma factor; amino-acid sequence: MDMLPPSSAPPPSDSQLLLELRAGEAKAFEAFVRRFCNPFFYVAKRILRNEEDTRDAVQEAFLLAFRALPQFDGRSQLSTWVHRIVLNVALKKYRTQQRHPEQSIESLLPHFVEDEHHEVGPQFFQSSVEAWVSREEQRAIIHEKINQLPESYRTVILLRDIEGLNTEETAELLEISTMLVKTRLHRARQALRTLLEPLFRKEQS
- a CDS encoding anti-sigma factor family protein, which translates into the protein MNCREIAEFLNDYVAGTLPDAIHSEFEEHLALCPDCQAYLDGYRKTIALLGELSRAAAADAPPAPEDLIQAILAARQRH
- a CDS encoding cytochrome b/b6 domain-containing protein; this encodes MPGRLHHKYPLWVRMTHWINGPVLLIMIWSGLLIYWAHDEYAIRIGDFTLVKFFPEWFYRVLHLERQLAVGLAWHFLFMWLFLLNGLVYFGFTFWSGAWRDLIPNRRTPRQALQTVLHDLRIRKEPPEMDGKYNGAQRLAYTGTLMMGIGSIVTGLAIWKPVQLGWITWMLGGYSLARVWHFMLVLGYVSFFLVHITQVIRAGWNHARAMITGYEYQSTPEQSA
- a CDS encoding phenylacetate--CoA ligase family protein, whose translation is MASDRSGRELDESQRFPRLTATGRDFLHQLREDPAAPRWNWPAGEQLDDAGLEQVRRFASHLQETPPLPPGQQPSWLGDFVAFCLAEVPFYRRRTPAGTPFAWIPSCSRDDLAPQVWAFVPDSQSLDSLICFSSSGVTGHPAKMPSSPATVACGIPLLEAAMRPAGVAFPRGAGRMALTNVAAFPEAYTTASVISYLDEAGYCRVNLDRSDWRNPDDPRQYLERWASPAILGDPVALEVLMGMDLRTAPQWIASCTTTLSPAFAEQLQRHFGCPVADVIALTEVGILASGQPGKHRILPPDVYVEILADQDEPCPPGVRGEVTLTGGRNPHAPLLRYRTGDVAALDWVDGWPTLIDFQGRRAVQYLLPDGRSVHSMAVARCLGQFALSQYRVFQAADGEIRVGLRGPAQPAEVFAALRELFGPQVKLVAEPLLPIRSGTIKVRAFESELDRRI